One Eurosta solidaginis isolate ZX-2024a chromosome 5, ASM4086904v1, whole genome shotgun sequence DNA segment encodes these proteins:
- the endos gene encoding alpha-endosulfine produces the protein MSSTEEASQPQDESQEQENARELEKIEEEKLKSKYPSGLRGPGGHSAFLQKRLTKGQKFFDSGDYQMAKQKGGGVKQVFANKVATGEAIPTPETVPARKTSIIQPCNKFPTTS, from the exons ATGAGTTCTACAGAAGAGGCTAGTCAACCGCAAGATGAATCGCAAGAGCAG gaaaatgCACGTGAATTGGAGAAAATCGAAGAGGAGAAATTGAAATCAAAGTATCCATCGGGATTACGTGGGCCGGGTGGTCACTCAGCTTTTCTTCAAAAGCGTCTAACAAAGGGA CAAAAATTTTTTGACTCTGGAGATTATCAAATGGCCAAACAAAAAGGAGGTGGAGTCAAACAGGTATTTGCTAACAAGGTAGCTACTGGCGAAGCAATACCTACACCGGAAACAGTGCCTGCGCGTAAGACCTCAATAATACAGCCTTGTAATAAGTTCCCAACGACCAGTTAA